The Gossypium raimondii isolate GPD5lz chromosome 2, ASM2569854v1, whole genome shotgun sequence genome segment CAAATGCTGGGTAGGAATTATTAAATCGAAAAAGTAAATAGGGACTCAATCTCAAACTTATCAAAATACAAGGATTAATGCTACATtttgacataaatttaaaaaagaagggGGGGAAAtccataagaaaaaaaaatggggttTCTTTCTTCatgtgaatttttattaataattgattGACTTGTCTGAAAgatccaaaaatgaaaaaaatacagaCAAAAAAAAGGCTGATTTCTGTGTGACTAGAGGTCCATCAGGTACTGATATAGCCCTTGCATAAGGGACAGCTTTAAGATACACAAAAGACAAGCTTGAAAAATTTGAACAACATTTTCATGTTCATATTCTAGAATTCTGATAAtgttttcgaattttaaaaaaaaaaacagaagtgAAAAATACAGTGCAGATTCATAGGTAAAAATATAACAGTACTAGTACCACAGATACATTGCAGAAAGCCAAGAAAaccagaaaaaaaagaaaaagaaaaagacaagcAGAATTACACCCACATTTCAtctcaaaaaagaaaacaaaaaaacatagaaaCCTAGTTACAAGTTACAACCTAGGCCTCATACAGAGAGAAAAaaggttttgttttttgtttttaaattagcCGTTGTTATTCTTGTTGCACTCTTCCTTGAGATTGGAAGCAGTGACTGGGAAAAGTTCAAGGGTTTTAAGGGGAGGTGGTCCAGTGGTGGCGGTGGCGGTGGTGAAGAAGCATGGTGATGATAAAGAGGGAGTACTCAAATCAACCATCATCAGCAAATCACCCCCGTACATCTTCATCATAGACTTATCAACATCCATTCTTTCAGATACATCAAGCTTCCACGTGTAGTTAATCCCTTGctttgctgctgctgctgcatCATGAACTCCCACCtgctataaaaaattatcacccacaaaaaaaatggttaactaaatagtaaaatgaaATGGGTACAGAAACAAATGGGGGCCAGGTATGTTTAAATAAGCTTTggatttttgttctttttaaaaaaatattcaataagaCAAGTTTCGTATTTAGTTTCACAATATATTGAATTAGAGAGAACAAAAAAGGAAGCACATGCATGCGtacatctttaaattttatgcaTGTGCAACATCTTACAAACCTTGtaagaaaaccctacatagATCCTCAAGTcatcattatatatttatgaaatattgaaaaaaaaggataatattatatatgtatatattctcCTATGGACAATTTTAACTGTTTCTAACTGGGTAGGAAAGGTGAAGTCAATAAAAGGGTAGTCTTGTTTGATAGCTAACTAACATtggaatcaaaataaatatatatatatatatatattagagttAGTTAAGTTACCTGAGGAGGAGGGGGTGAGTTATAGTAAGAAAGATGTTGAAAAGGAGGGGAGGGGAGAGAATCAAAGTAGTGATGAAaaagttgttgttgttgtaattGGAGTTGCTTGGTAAGTTTCCTTCTAAGCTTCTGTCTTTCCCTTGCCTTATGGTTTTGGAACCAATAAAACACATTCTTGCCTTCAATTTTGCCATAGAAAGAGAGGTGTGAAGTGATTTGTTGGATTTGTGTAGCATTTGGGGTCTTCACCCCACTCCTATACATCTCTTCCAATATCATAACTTGCTCTGGTGTTGGACACCACCTAGAAGACCCTGCTGGACACATCTTA includes the following:
- the LOC105789887 gene encoding WUSCHEL-related homeobox 3 isoform X2 translates to MCPAGSSRWCPTPEQVMILEEMYRSGVKTPNATQIQQITSHLSFYGKIEGKNVFYWFQNHKARERQKLRRKLTKQLQLQQQQLFHHYFDSLPSPPFQHLSYYNSPPPPQVGVHDAAAAAKQGINYTWKLDVSERMDVDKSMMKMYGGDLLMMVDLSTPSLSSPCFFTTATATTGPPPLKTLELFPVTASNLKEECNKNNNG
- the LOC105789887 gene encoding WUSCHEL-related homeobox 3 isoform X1 gives rise to the protein MCPAGSSRWCPTPEQVMILEEMYRSGVKTPNATQIQQITSHLSFYGKIEGKNVFYWFQNHKARERQKLRRKLTKQLQLQQQQLFHHYFDSLPSPPFQHLSYYNSPPPPQQVGVHDAAAAAKQGINYTWKLDVSERMDVDKSMMKMYGGDLLMMVDLSTPSLSSPCFFTTATATTGPPPLKTLELFPVTASNLKEECNKNNNG